The genome window ttttcttaataaaagaTATTAAGAGAACTAGCATCTTCAGGAAATGCAATTGTGTCTAGATTAATTCCATATCCTTTAGGAGcaaatttttctaaaatgctgcCTACAGAGTGAACCTGACTGAATAATGCCTGCTGCTTTGAGgggcaaaaaaacccctttttgcTTCTGATCTTCAACAGCCGTCCAGACACAAAGTCAGCAGCTCCAAAATGCTGACCACACTGAAGCCAAGTTCTCACCTCTGGGCACAAATCAAATTGGTAATGACTCCAGACTACTCTTTTTCACAGCTCATGTATGAAGGATCCACAGGAAACAATCTATTTCTAGAAGCAAGCAAAATCTCATAAACAAAGAGCAAAGGTTCTGAAGATCGGCTTGAACGAAGGAAAGTTATTTTCCTGCCCTCTGCTTACTCTGCCAGCTCAGCTGAGCAGCACTTGACAGCCACTGACTCCTGTCTAGCAAAGAAACTCCTGGCTAGGACAATCCAAGGAAGGAGgtcagcagccagagctgctccctgctcagctggcagcaggctgCTGCACTGATGATGCAGCACTAAGTGGTAACTTCAGTGTCAACTGCTGCAAGGGCAAGAGCCAAAGTATTACATGGACACCTTCCAGATGCAGTTCTTCAGCTTGACATACTGCAAAAAAATCAATTGGCTGTAATATTCAAACAAAAATACGCAACTGAGTTGCATAAATAATATTAGCAAAGTACAATTTTGAACTCTTCATTGTAGTACgttgtttatttaaatactgCATTTAATGTCTCTATTTCTGCTGGATTTGATACTTTACTAAAAACCAAATCTGCTTTGTGAACTGtgtagaaaatacaggatgatGTTTTCTTACCCTCCCACTTTGCAGTCTCCTGTTCCCCCTTTCCACGCTCTTACGTATTTTGGATCTGCCCATAAGGATATTGGATTAAAGCTTCCACTTGCAAAGTAAGGGCCCACAGGGCTCAGAATGACATACAGCAGGGCTTTGGTTGGCTTCTTCACTCCAAGGGAAggctgaaaatgaagaaatgtaaACAAATCAAAAGTTACTGATGTCCTTCAAACAAGAGGGGCTGCACCATCAGCTTTTGAAACACTGCTCTCAGTGGAACTACAGCATAAGTACTTTTACCAGGACAGTGGAAAGTGCTgcaatgaataaaaaatataattttccccCATCTAAGCAACACAACAACCCTAATTTTAGATAGTCTTATCATTCACTTACAGCCATTCCATTTATCTATATGTTATTCTAGTACTCTCCAACAGTTTCAAATTCTTGAGAATTCAAAGATTAGCTTAACAAAGTGCTATACAATTATATAAATAGATTACAATATAATACAAcataatataatacaatataatagaatataataaaatacaacATAGTAGAATATAATGCAAtacaatataataaaatataatataatacatgaatataataatattaattcaTCATACCAGAAGCCCACAAAGCCTTCTGGGGGAGGGAGTGGCAAGACACTCCTAGCAGTAACAACAGTGGAGAAACCATTTTCAGCTGCATTAAGTGAGAAGAACTGTCCAGCGCCACTTAGAACTGGCATTGTTAGAGTTGAGTGCTGGCTCTCTGAATGCCTGTGTGACAGCTAAAACTATTTGCCTGCTAAAAATGGCTCACACAACAGCACAGGAAATAACCAACAATGTAAGagttttttctccccctcttcTCTGAGAGATGGCTTCTCACACTCCAAATCACCATCAATACTTGAAGGTGGAGGTAAGAAGTCTGGTGTTGGCCAGAGTTCTCCAGGTGCTGAAAGGGTTCCTTTGATTTCTGTCTACCCTACTGCTTCAGAAAGACTTCTAACAGGATTAACTGAGATCTTGATATTTTTGCTGATGTGACCATTCAAAAGATTGGGGTGATTTCTGATTGGGGTGATTCATAAAAAACTACTAGGACCTGCAACCTGGAAACAGCATGTGTTAGTGGAAAGGCCACAAGTGTTGGCTATCCTGAAACAAAGCTCAGAGCAAAAGAACTTCCGAAAATAAAAACAGGGGTAAACACCCCAATTTTAATATCAGTACCTTAAAGTCACTGAGTGGAGATTCTTTAATCTGAAAATCTGCAACTAGtttaaaagtattaaattaATGGAGTCGTAGAACCTATGTGAAATGTAAAGTGTTCACATACGGTAACTACTTAGGAATACTGCAGGAGTTTAGCTTACCTAGTTTGGAACCTACATTCTTTAGCTTCCTTGTCCTATGCTCTACCATTGTATGTTTCTCTTGctactgctgaaaagaagaacCCTGAaggatttaataaaataaactctCAGTTTCTAATTCCCTTTATCAACACTATAGAATTGACTCACACATGAAACTCCGAGAGGACACATTAGTACCTATTTGATAAGGAGCCTCTTAGAAGGTCAGTTTTCAAGAATAATTGACAGAGGGACTAATCCTTAGCTCTGCTGAAAGTGTGTGTCTCTTCAGAGACATCTTAATTTGAAGGATAAAATCTTCCAAAAACTCCTCACTAAGTTCAGGCATGACTTGAAATTACGAAACGTACACAGGAAATTGTGCTCCATCATGCTCTCTCCGAATTATTAGGATTTTAATATTACCATGTCAGGTACAACTATCCCTTCAGCACAACCCCAATTAACAAATATTGCTCCATTCCCACTGTGAGTAGTGGGAGGAAACTCCGTTTATTTTCCGTGCACTGAACCAGTGTGCCCACTGAGTGGCAGTGTGGTCAACCTTAAATTCGTGCTGTGGACtctgaaataaaaccataaaaccAATCTGCCCCCAAACTTCATCCTGTCACCTACTGACTGCTGAATATTTCCCTGTGTGGATGAAGAACTTTGCCTCGTAcctaaataaacaaaacaaaacaaaaaaaaaaaaaaaaaaaaaaaaaaaaaaaaaaaaaaaaattgcacaccTCAGTTCCAACGAGGGTAGGACGGATATAGAGGCTGGCAGAGGTTGAGTATGGGACCCACTCCTGCTCCACTTCCACAAGCTTACGGATGCACTCCAACAGCTCGTTCTGGTCAAAAGACTGgcaaggaacagaaaaggaaaaaaaacgcATGGAGAAATAAAGCTGGAAGGCTTTGTGGTCTTTACAGATCCACATGCTCCAGGGAACACTTCCTCAGGATATGCAACAATGACACGCTGTAGAGGTTCACATCTTCCTTGGGTTCATTCCTTACAGCATTTAATGGTCTTAGCTACTGTGCAGTATCCGGAGTGACCTCCTTTGCTCCAAAGTATCCTCCTGAGATGGTAAAAAGGAGCCACTGACCCCTCTTGCCTCCAAAGGATGTGGAGAACTCCCTGTGCAGCCAACTCAGCCGGGCATGCATCACCTCTTCTACAGAAGAGTGCTCTGATTTACAACTCCAAGGGGCCAGCAAGTCTCCCAAAGTTCCCAAGTTCTACAGCAACTAAGCTAACAAGCCTAGGAGGAAGTTCACCGGCCAAGATACAATTGCTAAAAGCGGTGTTAAGTTACTGGCATGACCAAAACCAAAGGTACTCAAGAGGCTGAACAACTTAACTGAAgtgcaaagaagaaaagggagaacATCAGCACCAGAGCAAATCAGACAGCTGTCTGCAGAATAGCACCCATCCCTCAGAAACActctgaggcagcagagagaCAACAATGAAAGCAAAACACTCACCGTTCTGATTTTAAAACGAGCTCTTAAAGGGTTTCCTTCAATGAGTAAGATCTGTTAAAGTTTTACCACACGACCAAAGACTCAAGTGTTTGATAAATGCTGCTACTGAAAAGCTGTAGAGATTTGGACTCTGACAATGAAATCCTGCTCTGAGGAGCCTGTTTCAAGGAGCAGGAGGTGCCCTGGGTACGTACTGGCAGAGTTGTTCTCCGCGCCGATCGAGCCATCCTGTCCATGTTGAGGGCCGGGCGGAAGAGACGGATTTTGCCATCCACTCCTCGGTACGCCTTCATCCCTTCAAACAGCTGCCAAGccagagaaggagggagagagaccAAGTAGTAATTGAGACACGTCACACCGCAATGATCCGTGcaaattttggaaagaaaagcttcACCTTCCTGCTCGCAGCACTCAAACACAAAAACGCTAACTAGTGAATCCTGGCAATACACTCCAGTGGGATAGATTTATCTGAAGTACAGGCAGGTCATCTTTGTAATACCAACTTCAGAATTCCTCattgtcatctttttttttttttttttttcataatttggTTACAGCAATTAAAATTTGTATCATGTGTTTGGCTTAATGATTCCCTCACATCCTGACTAATACCTGAGTCGAAAGAGCATTTTCACTTCCATAAGGAATCTATagaattatattatatatatgttaattatttttagagctctGTCCAAAACACGCTTTTGTTAGGAAGTATAGAATATGGCAATTGAGAGAATTCTTGTAAAGTTCTTGCTGTAGTTGTAGCAGGAGCTGGTCAGGTATTTCCCCCTTATACCCCTATGCTGTGGAATGGGATTTAGCCTGCATGAGAGACACAGCCTTACTCTTAAGataaaatgcatgaaaatattttctctatatACTTTATAGGAAATTTAAACATAGTTATCCCAGACAACTGTTGCTGACAATCAGAAACCCTTATCCTATCAATGCCCTCCCAGCATCTCCTAATCAcatcaaaaaacaaacccaccaaaTATCCAGTTATTTTCAGTTACAGACTGGTGATTTTGGTTATACTTATagacagaaaacacatattATATAAGCTCATgttaatatatatgtatacacaacTCTTATTTAGATTAAGTATTAATGGCTCACTTATGCTTACAGACAACAGGTCAGATTCTTAGAATTTTATCTTCCAAAGCATTTCGTTGTTCATTAAATTTCAGTCTATGTTCTATGAATTTAACTGCATCACTGCTGTCAGCCTCCTCAGGCTTCTCCTCCTCTGACTGTTCCACAAAAAGTGGCTGCATCCTATGTGGTTGGAAGTCTAGATATGCAGCTtttttattgggaaaaaataatcctgtaTTTGTGCACAAGTAATTTTAACAGAGTATCTCAGGTTTCAAATTCTATGATACTTTTCCATAAGGATCAGAGAAACACAATATTTAGAAAACTTGTGTGCAGTTCCATGGCAGACCTAGGTCCTTCCACATGACAAATTTTAATTGGGTTGTAACTGGGTTGCAAAATCCCAACAATTTTCCTCAGGCTTTGTGCCAATTATGTAGCAGAACCAGAATTAGAATCCAGGACTTTTTGCCTTCAAAACTTGTCTTAGTCCTATGGCAATGCCAACCTTATTAAAAGCTTGGcacaattttgaaaaaaaaagttattcttAGAGTAGACATGGGAaccatgagggaaaaaaaagaagtctttaATAAAGGATAGCATAGCTGGTCACCTGGCTGATATTTTGGTATGATTTTTACAGGGCCAGTCACTAACTGGTAGCACATGACTGGAATGTTGCTTTCTTATCACAGAACACACTTCCCCCCCACCACCCTTCTCCCAAACACATTCACAGAATTTTTaatgagagggaaaagggaggaacGTCACTACTAAGAGTTGATCAATGGTTTGACAGAAGTAAGAATCACATCATTACTGAAACACAAAGCCTTCTCaagatgttaaatatttttctccaaaaagaAACGCTTTTAATCTTCCAGAGCTCAGTAAAACCTTTCACTCATTAAAAAAGGGAGACAGTGATGTGTTCCAGAAATGTTCAGCTTTAATGAAAGCAACTGCTGTGGTTGCTTGATGGTTGGTTGCTATAGTGGTGTGAGAACAGTATTATCCGACATCTGTACATCACAGGAGCTGGATCTGGGGTTCAGCAGATCCAGATTACCACACTGCATCATGAAGGGCAAGGAGAAAGGGGAGGGAATGCCAAACTCATCACTTTCATTATACCCACTGTGTATTCATTGAGCCACAGCAATGACACCAGATTCTCCTCTGTCTGTCCTCTTGGCTAGAGGAAATGTGATGCAATAAGggcaaaagaataaaaaaaaaaaaaaaagaaaaaaaataagagcatATTCATATTAGCAATGATTTCAGACCAGGCCAGAGGCCGAGCATTAAAGCAATATGCTACTAAGAGTGAAATACAGATATGGGACTCCAGCGTGGTTTCTTACTTCCTGGGCAGATcaagagctgcagcctcagccacAGGGGCCTCTGTAATTTACACAGGACCTCTGGAGGCTTGGTGACTAGATGAGGAAAGAAtcagtcaaaataaaaatggtgaAGGCAAGAGCTCAGGGACAACCAGCAGGGAAAGCTTCCCTTGTACCAgtggttaaaataaaaaaaaaaaaaaaaaaaaaaaaaggaaaaaaggaaaaatacaagaaataataaaagcagcACAAGCAACTCCACACAGTTCAGTGGAGACACTCCCACCTACCAAGAAGTGGGAGAAGTGGGCTTCCATTTCAGgttctgtgccctgctggggtCCCCACACAGGTGTGAGTACAGCccaagctgctctgcaggcaccAAAGGCAGCTGTAGGCAGCAATCAGCTAAGCACGGAAACTTTAACCACGCTGGTTTCCGACTTAACATTCTATGTCCCAAGGTTCCTCACTCTCTGTTCTCTCCTTAAACACACTTGTATACACTGAGTGCATCAGATCTAGCTCTGAGCTCGAGGGACTGGTTCAGAGTTTCAAACAAGCACCTGCCTAGTCTGTCCTGCAATGCAAGCTACCAACCTTAAAACCAGCTTCAAGTAACTTTTACAAAGTGCGTGTTCAGCCCCCAAATTAAAGCTACTCTGAGAAGCTCATGGTCTTACACACATCAGAGACAGTAACTGGACAGTAACCCATTGTCAGTGAACAAgaatggtttttaaaataagtttatcATCACTCAAGAAAGAGCTCACCTTCCCTAGGCTAGGACTTTAAGTGGCATCCCCAGGCCACAGCTGCTTCTGTGTTACACATAACCCCGTTGTAAATAATGCAATTATTCTGGAAGAACACCagttaacaaaacaaaatgtaacTCAATACTAATGAACTGAAGGCAGTAATACTCCTTGTACTACAAAGCTGTGGCTTCCagagcaaataaaacaaaatggtGGTTTCCAAATCAATTTACTACTCACTTCAATAGCATAATGCAGGGCCGAGGAGGCTGGATGTAATGAGAGGTTCTCTAGTGGCTTAATATAGGGTTTCTCCCATCCTGAAGCCAAAGACCATTCAATTGTCAGCATATTATCAGTGAACACAGTTCCAAACACCAAACCAGTGGGGTCTGGTTTTTCCTTGAACGTTGTAGCTGGGGTGATAATCAAGTCGGAAGCCTGAAGGAACACGGAGACAAAAATGAAGTGTATCAAAATAATGAAGTCAGactgatttaaaattattctgcatCAGTGAACAAGGATAAGccttaatattttctctgtagGGATATTTAATGACATGGTGGTTAAAGGCAACTAACCTCTAAGTAGCTGGCAAAATATTCATAAAGTGCACACAAACATATGCACAGTGCTGTTATACAAGAAGTAGcatattttgaaattctgtttaaGAATTAAGTTAAAGAAGCAGTACAAggtacaaaaccagaaaattagCACATGAAATCTCTTGGACACTTAGGTTAACACCCCTGTATAAGTTCCAGAAACACCCAGTTGCTCTATCTCAGAATATCAGCTGATCATCAGAAATTAATCACCATCACAACTAAGTAGATGTCAcacttattttcctttaatacaTAAATCCAATGTGAGAGATCAGAGCCAGCAGTCAGCAAGTTACTTATGCCACAATAACTTGCTCATTCAAATACTTATTATCCTAGAAAGATCCCATTAGCAAAGAAGGCTAAATGCTTCCCTGCACCAGGGACTGTAGAGACTCTCTTATAGGCCACGATTAGCTGCAGACATGTGCCACAGGGTTTTgtactggttttggctgggatagagttaattttcttcatgatAGCTCCTGTGGTGTGAATCATCCTAAAGAACAGCAGGGAAATAAGGAATGCAGATCTCTGGCACATCACTCCCCTTTTATTCACAGGTAGGGGCTGAACAACCAGAGAGGGCTACAAAGCAGGCAGAGCTTTCTCTTCCTATGCTTCCTTCTGAGCATTTAAACTGTGCTGCTCAGAGGCAAGGGAGAGTTCAAAGAATCATATTCAAAGCTCCATTTTCCTTCCTAACATAACTCAGAAAGCACTGTCCTTATTGCAGGCCCTCAGGTGAAATCCTGCTCTTCTGCATTGGGTGCATATGGAATAGACTGGAACAGAGGTAGTCCAGAATACTGatcaaattatttccaaaattattatttgatcTAAAAAGGTATTTCTGCAAGAGATCTCAGTGTCTTGGACTTCTCACACCCTGCATGCATTTTGCAAAGTGAGACAAAATCAGTCCCAAGCTTTTGAAAAAGCGTACCCCATCTCTGTTAGGAAAATAACCTAATTTTCAAGATGTCTTTTTGTTGTCAAGATGTCTTTAATGTTTCTTATTGATtagttgttttggtttaggtttggttgtgttttatttttttgcttaatgGCTTAGATGTGAAATTAACTTAGAGCAGGACCACATGAATAGCTAAAAGCTTGTTTCAACTATCTCCAATTATAAGGCTTGTCTAGATATTACAGTGCATTAGTCTGGTTGAATTAATACATAATCTGATGAAACAACAATTACTCTTCTTAACTCTTCCCTTTGTTCTTCTGACAGTGAATGCTCCAACGGGATAAGCACCACTTAATGATGTCCTGAAACTAATTTTACCTGGCAACCTCTAAGCACTCTTATcaagctttaggaaaaaaaggtatCATAGAGGACGTGGATCAGAATAAAAACCACATTATCATATGAAGCCTCTTCTTAAAACTCCCATCAGTGTGCTGATTTCTGCTTTTATGACTCCCTTTGCTGCCTCCCCAGTAATGGTAGCACAACTACTTGAAGGGCATCACTTCAAAACAGTTTGTTAAGTTTGCTGGGGTTAGCAAATGGCTTTTATTGAAAGATGGGAAAGAGTTTTAACTTTTTCTCATAAATCCACAAGCAGTGTAGAGGGAGCAGCAAGCTGAACAAGTGAAGAAACACACCCGCTGCATTTCAGTTTGAGTCCCTTGAAGGCAGAAAGCCAGCACAGGTAGGAAACACTGATGCTTATCCAGAAAAGAAGCAGACAATTCCCAGACCACAGAGCTTCCTGGAACTGCACAATCTGACCAGGGATCCCATTTGCTCTTTCTCACCTCCCTCAGAATTTGGGCAAACCAGCTTTCCTTCAGACACTGTGCCAACACCTGAGTCAACAGTGCCAGGTACAGCACTTGACCCATAACAATTCCTTCAAACAACAGTAGGAACAGCCTGGCTAAGCCCTTAGAGACAGGCTAAACTGCACAGACCAGTAGGGCAACAATCGTTCAACAGgcaaaaaggcaattttttctCACTCTTACAATCCTGTTAAGCTCTTTGGAGATCCACTTTTTTGCCCATTACTTTCTTAATATCCTTTCTTAGGACTCTATTCCTTTACCCATGATGTCTTATTCTCCGTTTTTTTACCAAGCAGTGCAAATTAGCAGCGTGCCACAACGCCCAAATCTTTCAGAATCTAAATGCTTTTTATGTCAAGACAACATCAAAAGCTGCAAttcatttggctttttttctgccatGGAGGATAACACATTGGGAGGAGGTTTTGGAGGATCATCCCTGGAGTACTCTCTCCCACAGTGTGGGCTCAGCCTCTTCTGGGTCCCTGAGAAGTAGGACACCCTACACAACATTTCACCTGGCTCACAAACCCTTTGGGTTTCACTTGTTcaaacagcagggaaatcaACCAGGAGGGAAATCAAACACTCAGAAGAACCCACAAAAGGCCAGGTAACAAATGCCAGGGTCTTATTAAGTATCAATGCCTATTATGTTAATATCACTCTTTAAAAGATTATCACAGTGCTACCCTGCTATCACCTATGACCTTTACAAACAGCAATTTACTTTCTTCCTTTGCCAACATTCCCCAAGCCCCAAAAGCAGCATGTTAAGGATGCATTAGGGATTGGCATTAGCACCCATATCTCCACTGTTTGTACTGCCAACACAAAGGGGAATTTTCAGCTAggcttgtgttttgtttgctttgtttatcCAACATGCTCTCAAGCATCTCCTGATGCTGTTGCCTAATAAAACCATTAAACTGGCAGGAAAACTGGTAAATGCTGAACAAAAAGGATAAgggagatttaaaaaaagaagtggatGTGGCACATGGTCTGAGTGCAGCTATTTGGCACCTGCTCTCTAAAGAAAAATGACACAGTCCCAAGCCTGCAAAGTCTCCATGTCACAGCAGAAAGGGATGTAGATGTCCCTCCAacatcccagcccaggacaCTTGTAAGGAACAGAAAATATCAGAGTGCCCTGCCTGTGGTAGGCAAAGGGAAACCAGCTGCATACTGTTGCATACTGTTGATTTTGGAAACAGTTGATACTGGAAACAGTTGCATACTGTTGATTTTCAGGGCTTATCTGGCAACATTAAACCTAAAAAGGGTAGCTGGGCCAAAGAGACCCCTTTTGGGAACCCCCTCAGCTGAAAAGTACCTGTCAATTCCAATGCAGTTTCTTCCAGGGCAAAGCTTTACCCAGCCCAAGTAAAGAAGACTTATTGTGACCTCATGAAGCTAAAATTCATCATTTGATCAAAGCAGATCATCTCAGTTATGAGCTGGGTCAAATTAAAGGTGACATGCTGGTCCATGTCAATTCTAATCAAGGCTGTGACAAGCCATCCTGGTGCTTGGCCGAGATGTCACCTTAATGCTTGTTCCACCCCGCCTTTGCAATAGCTTTAAGTGGATTTGGAGCTGacagcagcccctggccagagctgttcctctcctTGCTGCATTCCCACCTTTCTTACCCTAGACAGCCGTCTCCGGTGCAGATGGCAAGTGCAGATTTTGTCCTACGCTTTCTAGCGAGTCTTGTCAATGCCTTCCCAAATGATCCTTGCCTGCAGTTGTTTGCACCGCACTGAAAATCCTAGACCATAAGCTGCACCAGGTCTAACTCATTTGACACTCCCAAACTTTTCTAAGCACTGTGCTAGGCCACTTAATTGAGTAAAAACAAacctggctgccccagctgtAAAATAACCCACAGGTCACCTAAAAACAGTGGCAAGTTTCAGCAGAGATCCCAAAAACATTAACATGCACCCAAGTGAGACTGACTGTAATCTCCTCTGATGAAATAAATAACCTCCCTGACCTCCAGTCTAGGTGATTAATTCAAGACCACAAGCAACTGCAATAATTTTTTATCTTATGCTGAATTTGTAAGTATATCCTAGGAAAGATCAAGGCCTTCTCATGCAATAACAAACACAGAAGCACAGGCAAAATCAAGTAACTTGTTTTGCCCTTGCACTTGTGAACAGCAGCGGAACAAATCCTGAGAAGGAGACAGATGACAAAAAGCATAAGGAATTACTATGATGGGGAAAGGTAACAAAGCATAGCTGAGGAGAACTGGAGAGAATGAGTTTGGGTCTTTACAGAATGGTTCTGATCAGGCTCCAGGGATGAGAATTTCCTGCCCTTCAGTCCTTATGGCTGTGGCACCCTCACCTTTTCCAGCActcagctttccagccactcttccccacACTtggggcactgcctggggtCGTTGTGAGCTGTGGGTCAGAGCCTgacagggcaggggtgggaacCCAGCTTGTGCAGCTGTTCATGTCCCTGGTATCAGGGATGCTCATGGGACATTGAATGGATCTTGGTTTTCAACATGCTCAGGAGGTGACAGGACCAAACCTCATGGGCTAAGACAGTTTAATATCTGGGTGATATGGTTTAGGGGTTGCAGTGATAGTGTTGGATTGACagatggatttgatgatcttcaagtctcttccaaccttgatgattccatgaataaaggaaaacaaaacaaaaccaaacaagtgaTGCAAAATACCACAATGGCTCACTACCAGCCACCTGATGCCTGAGcagtgcaggaggagcaggagcttgcagctgtgctgctgagcagacATTAGGAGTGGGCtatccccagcagggccagctgtcctggctgtgtccccttccCAGCATCCTGCATCCCCCAGCCTGCTCACTGGTGCtagggtgaggagcagaaaaggccttggcactgtgcactcacagcccagctgtggctaAAACACCATTCTGGTCACAAATTCAATACAGGGCACCACACAAAGTTAACTTGATTGCTGGGGTTGAGAGAAATGAAGGTTTTGCTCTAAGGCTGTGGGAGGAATCCCCTTAGTTATGGTGAGCAAACACTCACCCCCCACTGCCCCCTGGGAGTTCATTTGTTAATGACTACTAGAAAGTTCTTTGTTCCTCCTGTTGTTACTGGTTTATATTTGCCACATTGATTTTAATATTCCTAACCCCAGTTCCCGATTGGTACCCTGTCCTCAGACTACACCCCTAACCCATcctatatacatatatatatatctcactGATCCTACCCTGACTCTTGCCCTTTTAGTGTGCCCCATATTCACTGTCTCTGCTGTTTGTTGCCTTCGCtattaaaactatattttatttttaggtcaCTAAATCATGCCCATCTCTTTATTTACCTGCCACATGGACTTTCTCTGAATAGTCCTGAGGTGACACCCGGCCATACCATCCAGGTCCGGGTTGCCACATTGATCCCTTCCCAAACCAACCCACATGCTCTGTGTGCTGGTGCCCTCAGGAGACACCAGGCACAAGCACAGCACCAGCCTAGGGATACCCCAGCAGGCCTGGTCACATTCTGTCCCATAACCTGCCCTCAGCTTCACG of Vidua macroura isolate BioBank_ID:100142 chromosome 5, ASM2450914v1, whole genome shotgun sequence contains these proteins:
- the BCAT1 gene encoding branched-chain-amino-acid aminotransferase, cytosolic isoform X2, which encodes MIKGCQNECTGGGCSGESGKQMTESFKASDLIITPATTFKEKPDPTGLVFGTVFTDNMLTIEWSLASGWEKPYIKPLENLSLHPASSALHYAIEPRGQTEENLVSLLWLNEYTLFEGMKAYRGVDGKIRLFRPALNMDRMARSARRTTLPSFDQNELLECIRKLVEVEQEWVPYSTSASLYIRPTLVGTEPSLGVKKPTKALLYVILSPVGPYFASGSFNPISLWADPKYVRAWKGGTGDCKVGGNYGSALYAQQEALEFGCQQVLWLYGEDHQITEVGTMNLFLYWINEDGENELATPPLDGIILPGVTRQSILDLARDWGEFKVSERYITMSDLTAALEKSRVKEMFGAGTACIVCPISKILYKGKHLHIPTMENGPELTTRFLNKLSDIQYGREDSDWAVLVS
- the BCAT1 gene encoding branched-chain-amino-acid aminotransferase, cytosolic isoform X1, with the protein product MIKGCQNECTGGGCSGESGKQMTESFKASDLIITPATTFKEKPDPTGLVFGTVFTDNMLTIEWSLASGWEKPYIKPLENLSLHPASSALHYAIELFEGMKAYRGVDGKIRLFRPALNMDRMARSARRTTLPSFDQNELLECIRKLVEVEQEWVPYSTSASLYIRPTLVGTEPSLGVKKPTKALLYVILSPVGPYFASGSFNPISLWADPKYVRAWKGGTGDCKVGGNYGSALYAQQEALEFGCQQVLWLYGEDHQITEVGTMNLFLYWINEDGENELATPPLDGIILPGVTRQSILDLARDWGEFKVSERYITMSDLTAALEKSRVKEMFGAGTACIVCPISKILYKGKHLHIPTMENGPELTTRFLNKLSDIQYGREDSDWAVLVS